In the genome of Desulfovibrio desulfuricans, one region contains:
- the cybH gene encoding Ni/Fe-hydrogenase, b-type cytochrome subunit translates to MSEQHLLPQMPMGKSIYVYELPIRIWHWVMVACVAVLIVTGYIIGKPWLSVTGEPYNTFYMGYTRMAHFIAGFVLIISTVLRYIYGLVWGNRYSRELIIVPVWSKAWWSDLWQDVRWYLFLNKECGAHVGHNPLAQIGMGTGMIFMLVIMLTGLGMYAQDSHVPFIRFFAFVQDWINNWFGGNGQMTRSLHRLGMLLLITFVTVHLYMVIREEIMGKTTLVSSMFSGYRQRRKK, encoded by the coding sequence ATGAGCGAACAACATCTGCTTCCGCAAATGCCCATGGGCAAAAGCATCTATGTGTACGAGCTGCCCATACGCATATGGCACTGGGTTATGGTAGCCTGCGTCGCTGTACTTATCGTCACAGGCTACATCATCGGCAAACCATGGCTTTCCGTAACTGGCGAGCCTTATAACACATTTTATATGGGGTACACGCGCATGGCCCACTTTATTGCGGGCTTTGTGCTGATTATTTCAACTGTACTGCGTTACATATACGGCCTTGTCTGGGGCAATCGCTATTCGCGCGAGCTCATCATAGTGCCGGTATGGAGCAAAGCCTGGTGGAGCGATCTGTGGCAGGACGTGCGCTGGTACCTGTTTCTCAACAAGGAGTGCGGCGCGCATGTGGGCCACAACCCGCTGGCGCAAATAGGCATGGGCACGGGCATGATCTTTATGCTTGTCATCATGCTTACAGGCCTTGGCATGTACGCCCAGGACAGCCACGTACCGTTTATCCGCTTTTTTGCCTTTGTGCAGGACTGGATAAACAACTGGTTTGGCGGCAACGGCCAGATGACCCGCAGCCTGCACCGTCTGGGCATGCTGCTGCTCATTACCTTTGTGACGGTGCACCTCTACATGGTCATACGCGAAGAAATCATGGGCAAGACCACGCTGGTTTCGTCCATGTTCAGCGGCTATCGTCAACGCCGCAAGAAGTAA
- the hybD gene encoding HyaD/HybD family hydrogenase maturation endopeptidase — protein sequence MEQIIILGLGNILYGDEGFGVLLAQRLYAHWDFPENVEVVDGGTQGQTLLTFVERADRLLVLDAVDFGLQPGQLLLRDNVPAYLTAQKIGPHQNSFSEVMGLAALRGTAPSSCALIGVQPAAMTLAAPLSKPVSESFEAAQSMALDILRQWGVAPSLRAQPRHLSAAVLDTLVQGGV from the coding sequence ATGGAACAGATCATCATTCTTGGTCTTGGCAATATTCTGTACGGCGACGAGGGCTTTGGCGTGCTGTTGGCGCAGCGGCTCTACGCCCACTGGGATTTTCCTGAAAACGTGGAAGTTGTAGACGGCGGCACGCAAGGACAGACCCTGCTGACCTTTGTGGAGCGTGCCGACAGGCTGCTGGTGCTTGATGCTGTTGATTTTGGCCTGCAACCGGGCCAGCTGCTGCTACGGGACAACGTGCCCGCCTACCTGACGGCGCAGAAGATTGGCCCGCATCAAAACAGCTTTTCAGAGGTCATGGGGCTGGCAGCCCTGCGCGGCACGGCGCCAAGCAGCTGCGCTCTCATCGGCGTGCAACCGGCGGCCATGACCCTCGCGGCCCCGCTATCCAAGCCGGTTAGCGAAAGCTTTGAGGCCGCCCAGAGCATGGCCCTGGACATACTGCGGCAATGGGGCGTCGCCCCCAGCCTGCGGGCGCAGCCGAGGCACCTTTCTGCAGCCGTGCTCGATACGCTTGTGCAGGGCGGGGTGTGA
- the lolA gene encoding outer membrane lipoprotein chaperone LolA, whose translation MRINGMLALAVGLVLIAATAAQASDIAATIQARYEKLRTFSATFEQTLTHKESGSVEKRQGNLLFQKPLLIRWQTDKPHEETLVVTDREIWDYLADEEIAYRYPLELVRDSRSIIQVITGQAALTKDFDVKEDGQENGLAKLHLYPKEPAPQMVEALLWVEPGTGYIRRASIIDFYGNSNDVRFTQFKPDTSLKTSDFTFTPPKGIEVEDRIDRKVQERELFK comes from the coding sequence ATGCGCATAAATGGCATGTTGGCCCTGGCAGTCGGGCTTGTTCTTATTGCTGCAACTGCTGCCCAGGCTTCTGATATCGCTGCCACCATTCAGGCTCGGTACGAAAAACTGCGCACGTTTTCCGCCACATTTGAGCAGACGCTTACCCACAAGGAAAGCGGCTCGGTAGAAAAGCGACAGGGCAACCTGCTGTTTCAGAAGCCCTTGCTCATCCGCTGGCAGACAGACAAGCCCCACGAAGAAACCCTTGTGGTGACCGACAGGGAAATATGGGACTATCTGGCTGATGAAGAAATAGCCTACCGCTATCCTCTGGAGCTTGTGCGGGATTCGCGCAGCATTATTCAGGTGATAACAGGGCAGGCAGCGCTGACCAAAGACTTTGACGTCAAGGAAGACGGGCAGGAAAACGGCCTTGCCAAACTGCACCTCTATCCCAAGGAACCTGCCCCGCAGATGGTAGAAGCCCTGCTGTGGGTCGAACCCGGCACCGGCTACATCCGCAGGGCGAGCATTATTGATTTTTACGGCAATTCCAACGACGTGCGGTTTACGCAGTTTAAGCCCGATACCTCGTTGAAGACATCGGACTTTACCTTTACCCCGCCCAAGGGCATTGAGGTTGAAGACCGCATTGACCGCAAGGTGCAGGAACGGGAACTCTTCAAGTAA
- a CDS encoding acyl-CoA thioesterase, with protein MAQINIYTQQITIEPDDIDMQHRVSNLRYVAWMQDVAVAHSAVCGWPMERYESIGQGWVVRQHTITYKRPAFLGDVITAATWIASYASRRSLRRYVFWNATAKTLLAEAETQWVFIDMTNGKPVSVPDELQAAFPIVEADAAAVFRQLCV; from the coding sequence ATGGCTCAGATCAACATATACACGCAGCAGATTACCATAGAACCGGACGATATAGACATGCAGCACCGCGTCAGCAACCTGCGCTATGTGGCATGGATGCAGGACGTGGCCGTGGCGCACTCCGCCGTTTGCGGCTGGCCCATGGAGCGGTACGAGAGCATTGGTCAGGGCTGGGTGGTGCGCCAGCATACCATTACCTACAAACGCCCGGCCTTTCTGGGCGATGTGATAACCGCCGCGACCTGGATAGCTTCGTATGCATCGCGTCGCAGCCTGCGCCGCTATGTCTTTTGGAATGCAACGGCAAAAACCCTGCTTGCCGAGGCGGAAACCCAGTGGGTTTTTATCGATATGACCAACGGCAAACCCGTCAGCGTACCGGACGAGCTGCAGGCGGCCTTTCCCATTGTGGAGGCTGACGCCGCAGCTGTGTTTAGACAGCTCTGCGTGTAA